A single genomic interval of Paracoccus aestuarii harbors:
- a CDS encoding CYTH domain-containing protein, which yields MADPVEIERKFLVARMPDLGDARRSSLRQGYVTRPEDSVEVRLRQTDDGHVLCLKSGEGIVRGEREVTLSAAQFDALWPQTEGRRIEKTRWTGPLDDGLVYELDVFAGDLAPLVMVEVEFPSEEAAARFVPPAWFGRDISDDKRFRNKALAIAGAPQPDDDADG from the coding sequence ATGGCCGACCCCGTCGAGATCGAACGCAAGTTCCTGGTGGCCCGGATGCCGGATCTGGGCGATGCCCGAAGGTCCTCGCTGCGCCAGGGCTATGTCACCCGCCCCGAGGATTCCGTCGAGGTGCGCCTGCGCCAGACCGATGACGGCCATGTGCTGTGCCTGAAATCGGGCGAGGGCATCGTGCGCGGCGAACGCGAGGTCACGCTGAGCGCGGCGCAGTTCGACGCGCTCTGGCCCCAGACCGAGGGGCGGCGGATCGAGAAGACCCGCTGGACCGGGCCGCTCGACGACGGGCTGGTCTATGAGCTGGACGTCTTCGCGGGCGACCTGGCCCCCTTGGTGATGGTCGAGGTCGAATTTCCGTCCGAGGAGGCCGCCGCGCGTTTCGTGCCCCCCGCCTGGTTCGGCCGCGACATCAGCGACGACAAGCGGTTCCGCAACAAGGCCTTGGCGATCGCCGGCGCGCCGCAGCCCGATGACGACGCGGATGGTTGA
- a CDS encoding PAS domain-containing hybrid sensor histidine kinase/response regulator, with protein MDQGDELRLLRGACAASQTGAWHYRIGEDAVEWTPFLYDLFAVPETAELTLELALSFYIGKWKAQVIDAVNACQRDGTAWNLEVQCRSANGRVFWARTIGEAVYASGHIVALQGAFQDITSERVAVADRERAQAELAFVLRTMPDGFFLLDKQWRFTFVNGASADMLRRAPEDLVGRSLWDEFPDLRDTAIEAAYRTVEATGLSQKLQTYFEPLETWFDITVHPAQTGVAVHFRDVTREVRKQRDLRLFRTAIDAMTSGAVMLEVGSGPMPTWPVAYANIAAATLWGADRRAVLRRPFGDLVAGTTLHPGVEDIGQALGRMNVLEFEARRDGLGRRQIFDCIAVPLAGQDGGCGHAVILTDDVTEQRRSEEERHRGERLALIGQMAGGVSHDFNNLLAVILGNIELLEVTTDPDETRLLIAEARAAVMRGKALNDSLLAFAGKSKLSPRTADLGVFLHSVTPLIRRAVPSRIRIDVDIADAVPPVLFDAAMAESCLLNLVINAREAIEATGTIRIALGAVERANPNGEAPQTWVELSVEDSGSGIPEDLRDHVFEPFFTTRKVGQGSGLGLSRVRGYLEQIGGFVTLHSVPGQGTTVSMYFAVAPVDTRDMETAGPASTPAVAGHVKALVVDDTPAVARVVARMLTSLGCHALIAANGAEAREVIAREPDLDLMISDVVMPGETGVDLAHSVAASHPHIRIALMSGYSRDHLQSGPRDPSVVFLTKPVSRDQLKAFIASDDG; from the coding sequence ATGGATCAGGGTGATGAACTGCGATTGCTGCGGGGCGCATGCGCGGCCAGTCAGACGGGGGCCTGGCATTATCGGATCGGCGAGGATGCCGTCGAATGGACGCCTTTTCTCTATGATCTGTTCGCGGTGCCGGAAACCGCCGAGCTGACGCTCGAGTTGGCCCTGTCCTTTTATATCGGCAAGTGGAAGGCGCAGGTCATCGATGCGGTCAATGCCTGTCAGAGGGACGGCACCGCCTGGAACCTCGAAGTTCAGTGCCGGTCGGCGAATGGCCGTGTCTTCTGGGCGCGCACCATCGGCGAGGCCGTCTATGCGTCAGGCCATATCGTCGCCCTGCAAGGGGCGTTCCAGGATATCACCTCGGAGCGTGTCGCCGTGGCCGACAGGGAACGGGCCCAGGCCGAACTGGCCTTCGTGCTGCGGACCATGCCCGACGGATTTTTCCTGCTGGACAAGCAATGGCGGTTCACCTTTGTCAACGGCGCCTCGGCTGACATGCTTCGTCGTGCCCCGGAGGATCTGGTCGGACGATCGCTCTGGGACGAATTTCCCGATCTGCGCGATACGGCCATTGAAGCAGCCTATCGCACGGTCGAGGCAACCGGGCTGTCACAGAAACTGCAGACCTATTTCGAACCGCTGGAGACCTGGTTCGACATCACGGTGCATCCTGCGCAGACGGGGGTCGCGGTGCATTTTCGCGATGTCACGCGCGAGGTCCGCAAGCAGCGCGACCTGCGCCTGTTCCGCACGGCCATCGATGCCATGACCTCGGGCGCGGTGATGCTGGAGGTGGGGTCCGGTCCGATGCCGACCTGGCCCGTGGCCTATGCGAATATCGCGGCGGCGACCCTCTGGGGGGCCGATCGCCGGGCTGTGCTGCGCCGGCCCTTTGGTGACCTTGTCGCCGGCACGACCCTGCATCCCGGTGTCGAGGATATCGGCCAGGCCCTTGGCCGGATGAACGTATTGGAATTCGAGGCCCGTCGGGATGGTCTGGGGCGGCGCCAGATCTTCGACTGCATCGCCGTTCCCTTGGCCGGACAGGATGGCGGTTGCGGCCATGCGGTCATCCTGACCGATGACGTGACCGAACAGCGCCGCAGCGAGGAGGAGCGCCATCGCGGCGAAAGACTGGCCCTGATCGGTCAGATGGCCGGTGGCGTCAGCCATGATTTCAACAACCTGCTGGCCGTCATCCTGGGAAATATCGAATTGTTGGAGGTGACGACCGACCCCGACGAGACCCGCCTGCTGATCGCCGAAGCCCGCGCGGCGGTGATGCGCGGCAAAGCGCTGAACGACAGCCTGCTGGCCTTTGCCGGGAAATCCAAGCTGTCGCCGCGAACCGCGGATCTGGGGGTGTTTCTTCACTCGGTCACGCCCCTGATCCGCCGGGCGGTGCCATCGCGCATCCGCATCGATGTCGATATTGCCGATGCGGTGCCCCCTGTCCTGTTCGACGCCGCCATGGCGGAAAGCTGTCTGCTGAACCTGGTCATCAATGCCCGCGAGGCGATCGAGGCCACCGGCACGATCCGCATCGCCCTTGGCGCCGTCGAACGTGCCAACCCGAATGGCGAGGCCCCCCAAACCTGGGTCGAGCTGTCTGTCGAGGATAGCGGCAGCGGCATCCCCGAGGATCTGCGTGATCATGTCTTCGAGCCGTTTTTCACCACCCGCAAGGTGGGGCAGGGGTCCGGGCTGGGACTGTCGCGGGTGCGGGGCTATCTGGAACAGATCGGCGGTTTCGTCACCTTGCACAGCGTCCCGGGCCAAGGCACGACGGTCAGCATGTATTTCGCCGTCGCCCCCGTCGATACCCGCGATATGGAGACAGCGGGACCTGCCTCGACGCCCGCGGTCGCCGGGCATGTCAAGGCGCTGGTCGTCGATGACACCCCTGCGGTCGCGCGGGTGGTGGCGCGGATGCTGACCTCCTTGGGCTGTCATGCGCTGATCGCCGCCAATGGCGCCGAGGCCCGTGAGGTCATTGCCCGCGAACCCGATCTGGACCTGATGATCAGCGACGTGGTCATGCCCGGCGAGACGGGTGTCGATCTCGCCCATTCGGTGGCCGCCTCCCATCCGCATATCCGCATCGCCCTGATGTCGGGCTATTCCCGCGATCACCTGCAATCGGGGCCGCGGGATCCCTCCGTCGTCTTTCTGACCAAACCTGTCAGCCGCGACCAACTTAAAGCGTTCATTGCGTCCGATGACGGGTGA
- a CDS encoding NUDIX hydrolase, with protein sequence MVEKRYGVLCQLTEKGKPRIVLVSRGNRKEWIHPKGRRIPGMSGAASARREAYEEGGLLGRIYPRRKTVVQCREGGRTIRLTLYAMRVDKMLKRWPEKRKRDRIVVSPDKAARLLRCPGMREALRQMAGRKA encoded by the coding sequence ATGGTTGAGAAACGCTATGGCGTGCTGTGCCAGCTGACCGAAAAGGGCAAGCCGCGCATCGTCCTGGTCAGCCGCGGCAACCGCAAGGAATGGATCCATCCCAAGGGGCGGCGCATCCCGGGCATGTCCGGCGCGGCCTCGGCCCGGCGCGAGGCCTATGAGGAGGGCGGCCTCCTGGGCCGCATCTATCCGCGCCGCAAGACGGTCGTGCAATGCCGCGAGGGCGGCCGGACGATCCGCCTGACGCTCTATGCGATGCGGGTCGACAAGATGCTGAAGCGCTGGCCCGAAAAGCGCAAGCGCGACCGGATCGTCGTGTCGCCCGACAAGGCCGCCCGGCTGCTGCGCTGCCCCGGCATGCGCGAGGCCCTGCGCCAGATGGCCGGGCGCAAGGCCTGA
- a CDS encoding BON domain-containing protein produces the protein MANEYDDRDRMGRPGRDYGNRDASRNSRDWTDKAADEVKSWVGDDQAERRRDMDERRERYDDGSRARSHDRGYGQADRYGRDDDGYGRRGGLRAERGFDPYASNDGYGRSRGRDDRDDERGFFDRAGDEVASWFGDEEASRRREMDKHRGKGPKGYTRSDERIKEDVSERLMDDGRLDATEIEVTVQDGEVTLNGTVPERFAKRHAEDVAERASGVKHVQNNLRVAATGQAAGSPLTADPARDRGIL, from the coding sequence ATGGCTAACGAATACGACGACCGAGATCGCATGGGCCGCCCCGGCCGCGACTATGGCAATCGCGACGCATCGCGCAATTCGCGCGACTGGACCGACAAGGCCGCCGACGAGGTCAAGTCCTGGGTCGGCGACGACCAGGCCGAGCGCCGCCGCGACATGGATGAGCGCCGCGAGCGTTACGATGACGGCAGCCGGGCGCGGTCCCATGACCGCGGCTATGGGCAGGCCGACCGCTATGGCCGCGACGACGACGGCTATGGCCGCCGCGGAGGCCTGCGGGCCGAGCGGGGCTTTGACCCCTATGCGTCCAATGACGGCTATGGCCGGTCCCGCGGCCGCGACGACCGCGATGACGAGCGTGGCTTTTTTGACCGCGCGGGCGACGAGGTCGCCTCGTGGTTCGGCGACGAGGAGGCCAGCCGCCGCCGCGAGATGGACAAGCATCGCGGCAAGGGCCCCAAGGGCTATACCCGGTCGGACGAGCGCATCAAGGAAGATGTCAGTGAGCGCCTGATGGATGACGGCCGTCTCGACGCGACCGAGATCGAGGTGACGGTGCAGGACGGCGAGGTGACCCTGAACGGCACGGTCCCCGAGCGTTTCGCCAAGCGCCATGCCGAGGATGTGGCCGAGCGCGCCTCGGGTGTGAAGCACGTCCAGAACAACCTGCGCGTGGCGGCGACCGGCCAGGCCGCGGGATCGCCGCTGACGGCGGATCCGGCGCGCGATCGCGGGATCCTCTGA
- a CDS encoding GcvT family protein has translation MSSFPSRARVVIVGLGGIVGASVAHHLIENGWDDIVGIDKSGIPTDIGSTAHASDFCYATSHDLLSCWTTMYSMDFYERLGNYRRIGGLEVARVGDDERMAELRRRVDSGRAFGTNVSIISAAEAKAKFPLLEEDQIQGALWDPDAGLVVPRSQTVAGKLVDMGEAAGKLRAFANTPALELLHQDGRITGVRTTRGTIMADHVVVCAGLWGRLIAEMAGEDLPVMPVDHPLTFFGPYDEFAGTGLEIGRPLLRDQGNSAYLRDTGDPSTTEGGQIEWGYYYEKDVRMVHPRDLLEKHQARLSPSQRDLVLDDVIEPLERAMELTPILAELGFNESHSFNGLLQTTTDGGPSMGESRKLRGLWYAVAIWVKDGPGMGKLIADWMTTGRTPIDHNRIDYARFSDFQLTEDFIAGRCEETAAKIYTPPVHPREPFGNGRGIRRSPFHEREQELGGYFMELGGWERAHGYAANEHLLEKYADQVPERLNEWDGRHFWRVSNAEQLEMSADCGLINLSHFHMTDISGPDHVALMEWLCAAKIGGDANIGKGIYTHMLDAEGMVRADFTVFRMQDRCRLVNGADAGPRDLMYMRRMAQDRGLDVTITDVTEDYTTIGIWGPNARARLKTVVADPDALEAEAFPFVAIRQIEIAGRRVMAFRISYVGEQGWELHMPYGDGLAVWDALRDAGVMAVGVETYANSRRLEKSLRLQNADLLTQYNLLEADLARPKVKEADFVGKARHLEYRARDHQPAMLCTLVMTDNVDGSGVARYPVGTLPVMDPDTGAVLVDSLGRRSYTTSIAYGPSVGKNIALAYLPWDYCQMGRKLQVSYFDELYPVEVAGIGYAPLYDPQNLKPRS, from the coding sequence ATGTCCAGCTTTCCGTCCCGCGCCCGCGTCGTCATCGTCGGCCTTGGAGGCATCGTCGGCGCGTCTGTCGCCCATCACCTGATCGAGAACGGGTGGGACGACATCGTCGGCATCGACAAGTCCGGCATTCCGACCGATATCGGATCGACCGCCCATGCCTCGGATTTCTGCTATGCGACCAGCCATGACCTGCTGTCCTGCTGGACGACCATGTATTCCATGGATTTCTATGAAAGGCTGGGCAATTACCGGCGCATCGGGGGGCTGGAGGTCGCGCGGGTCGGCGATGACGAACGCATGGCCGAACTGCGGCGCCGCGTGGACAGTGGCCGCGCCTTCGGCACCAATGTCAGCATCATCTCGGCCGCCGAGGCCAAGGCGAAATTCCCCCTGCTGGAGGAGGACCAGATCCAGGGCGCGCTGTGGGACCCCGATGCGGGCCTCGTCGTGCCGCGCTCGCAGACGGTGGCGGGCAAGCTGGTCGACATGGGCGAGGCTGCGGGCAAGCTGCGCGCCTTTGCCAACACCCCCGCGCTGGAGCTGCTGCATCAGGACGGGCGCATCACCGGCGTGCGCACGACGCGCGGCACGATCATGGCCGATCATGTGGTGGTCTGCGCGGGTCTCTGGGGCCGGCTGATCGCCGAGATGGCGGGCGAGGACCTGCCCGTGATGCCGGTCGACCACCCGCTGACCTTCTTCGGCCCCTATGACGAATTCGCGGGCACGGGGCTGGAGATCGGGCGGCCGCTGCTGCGCGATCAGGGCAATTCCGCCTATCTGCGCGACACGGGCGATCCCAGCACGACCGAGGGCGGCCAGATCGAATGGGGCTATTACTATGAAAAGGACGTGCGGATGGTCCATCCGCGCGACCTGCTGGAAAAGCATCAGGCCCGGCTGTCGCCCTCGCAGCGCGATCTGGTGTTGGATGACGTGATCGAGCCCTTGGAGCGCGCGATGGAGCTGACGCCCATCCTGGCCGAGCTGGGCTTCAACGAAAGCCATTCCTTCAACGGCCTGTTGCAGACCACCACCGATGGCGGCCCGTCCATGGGCGAAAGCCGCAAGCTGCGCGGGCTGTGGTATGCGGTGGCGATCTGGGTCAAGGACGGCCCCGGCATGGGCAAGCTGATCGCCGACTGGATGACCACCGGGCGCACGCCCATCGACCATAACCGCATCGACTATGCCCGCTTCAGCGATTTCCAGCTGACCGAGGATTTCATCGCCGGCCGCTGCGAGGAGACCGCCGCCAAGATCTATACCCCCCCGGTCCATCCGCGCGAGCCCTTCGGCAATGGCCGCGGCATCCGCCGGTCCCCCTTCCACGAACGCGAACAGGAGCTGGGCGGCTATTTCATGGAGCTGGGGGGCTGGGAACGCGCCCATGGCTATGCCGCCAACGAGCATCTGCTGGAGAAATACGCGGACCAGGTCCCCGAGCGCCTGAACGAATGGGACGGCCGGCATTTCTGGCGCGTCTCGAACGCCGAACAGCTGGAGATGAGCGCCGATTGCGGCCTGATCAACCTGTCGCATTTCCACATGACCGATATCAGCGGGCCGGATCATGTCGCGCTGATGGAATGGCTGTGCGCGGCCAAAATCGGCGGCGACGCCAATATCGGCAAGGGCATCTATACGCACATGCTGGACGCCGAGGGGATGGTGCGCGCCGATTTCACCGTCTTTCGCATGCAGGACCGCTGCCGGCTGGTGAACGGGGCCGACGCGGGGCCGCGCGACCTGATGTATATGCGCCGCATGGCCCAGGACCGGGGTCTGGACGTCACCATCACCGACGTGACCGAGGACTATACCACCATCGGCATCTGGGGCCCCAATGCCCGCGCGCGGCTGAAGACCGTCGTCGCCGATCCCGACGCGCTGGAGGCGGAGGCCTTCCCCTTCGTCGCGATCCGGCAGATCGAGATCGCAGGCCGCCGCGTCATGGCCTTCCGCATTTCCTATGTCGGCGAACAGGGGTGGGAGCTGCACATGCCCTATGGCGACGGGCTGGCGGTCTGGGACGCGCTGCGGGATGCCGGGGTGATGGCCGTGGGCGTCGAGACCTATGCCAATTCGCGGCGGTTGGAGAAATCCCTGCGCCTGCAGAACGCGGACCTTCTGACCCAATACAACCTGCTGGAGGCCGACCTGGCCCGCCCCAAGGTCAAGGAGGCCGATTTCGTCGGCAAGGCGCGCCATCTGGAATACCGCGCGCGCGACCATCAGCCCGCGATGCTCTGCACGCTGGTGATGACCGACAATGTGGACGGTTCGGGGGTCGCGCGCTATCCGGTCGGCACCCTGCCGGTCATGGACCCGGACACGGGCGCCGTGCTGGTCGACAGTCTGGGGCGGCGGTCCTACACAACCTCGATCGCCTATGGGCCGTCGGTGGGCAAGAATATCGCGCTGGCCTATCTGCCATGGGATTACTGCCAGATGGGCCGCAAGCTGCAGGTCAGCTATTTCGACGAACTCTATCCGGTCGAGGTGGCGGGGATCGGCTATGCCCCGCTCTATGATCCGCAGAACCTCAAGCCCCGCAGCTGA
- a CDS encoding ParA family protein → MKIVACYSNKGGVGKTAASVNLAHAFARAGDKVLLCDLDPQGASGFYFRVKPSQKLQNEAFFEDAKQVAKAIRGSDYDNLDILPANMSFRDFDVFLSQMKNSQSRLKKALKAVGGDYDVIVLDCPPNISMLSENVLKAADLIVVPVIPTTLSERTFEQLLDFVEGQGDGKGGRRKIAGFFSMVQRQKVLHVETMQRMREAHPKRMLDTALPFSTDVERMGVNRAPVREFAPDRPSARAYAGIFDEIRARLHKD, encoded by the coding sequence ATGAAGATCGTCGCGTGCTACAGCAACAAGGGCGGGGTCGGAAAGACGGCGGCCTCGGTCAACCTGGCCCATGCCTTCGCCCGGGCGGGCGACAAGGTGCTGCTGTGCGACCTGGACCCGCAGGGGGCGTCGGGCTTCTATTTCCGGGTGAAGCCGTCGCAGAAGCTGCAGAACGAGGCCTTCTTCGAGGATGCCAAACAGGTCGCCAAGGCCATCCGCGGCAGCGATTACGACAATCTGGACATCCTGCCCGCAAATATGAGCTTTCGCGACTTCGACGTCTTCCTGTCGCAGATGAAGAACAGCCAGTCGCGGCTGAAGAAGGCGCTGAAGGCGGTCGGCGGGGATTACGACGTGATCGTGCTGGACTGTCCGCCCAACATCTCGATGCTGTCCGAGAACGTGCTGAAGGCGGCCGACCTGATCGTGGTGCCGGTCATCCCCACCACCCTGTCGGAACGCACCTTCGAACAGCTTCTGGATTTCGTCGAGGGGCAGGGCGACGGCAAGGGCGGCCGCAGGAAGATCGCGGGGTTCTTCTCGATGGTGCAGCGCCAGAAGGTGCTGCATGTCGAGACGATGCAGCGCATGCGCGAGGCCCATCCCAAGCGCATGCTGGACACGGCGCTGCCCTTTTCCACCGATGTCGAACGGATGGGCGTCAACCGCGCGCCCGTCCGGGAATTCGCCCCCGACCGCCCCTCGGCCCGGGCCTATGCGGGGATCTTCGACGAGATCCGCGCCCGTTTGCATAAGGACTGA
- a CDS encoding GlxA family transcriptional regulator, producing the protein MRPAPSQARPATRPLRPRPGRARLSVGFVLARRFTLCAFANFVDVLRLAADEGDRSRPILCNWAVLSDSMEPVPSSCGIGVQPQERLGDPGRFDYVVVIGGLMEDDAVLPAAHRRFLQDAAAAGVPLVGVCTGAFLLHQAGLLEGYRCCVSWFHHADFLERFEGLNPVTDQIFVVDRDRLTCSGGASSAHLAAYLVDKHVGRAQARKSLNIMIIDEALQAEKPQPGITMEFKTRDPMVLRALLLMQQNIEQPFTVAEIARRIGHSKRQLERHFQTALGTSPQAAFLDMRLSLAHHLIVTGDRPISQIALECGFCDSSHLSRMFRRRHGQTPQALRQGHAQDRAGRV; encoded by the coding sequence ATCCGCCCCGCCCCATCCCAAGCGCGCCCCGCGACCCGCCCGCTGCGCCCCCGGCCGGGCCGGGCGCGGCTGTCGGTGGGCTTCGTCCTGGCGCGCCGCTTCACGCTTTGCGCCTTCGCCAATTTCGTCGACGTGCTGCGCCTGGCCGCGGACGAGGGCGACCGCAGCCGCCCGATCCTGTGCAACTGGGCCGTGCTGTCCGACAGCATGGAGCCCGTCCCCTCCAGCTGCGGCATCGGCGTGCAGCCGCAGGAACGCTTGGGCGATCCGGGGCGCTTCGACTATGTCGTGGTCATCGGCGGGCTGATGGAGGATGACGCCGTCCTGCCCGCGGCCCATCGCCGGTTCCTGCAGGATGCGGCGGCGGCGGGGGTGCCCTTGGTCGGCGTCTGCACCGGGGCGTTCCTTCTGCATCAGGCGGGGCTGCTGGAGGGGTATCGCTGCTGCGTCAGCTGGTTCCACCATGCCGATTTCCTGGAACGGTTCGAGGGGCTGAACCCGGTCACCGACCAGATCTTCGTCGTGGACCGCGACCGGCTGACCTGTTCGGGGGGCGCCAGCTCGGCCCATCTGGCGGCCTATCTGGTCGACAAGCATGTGGGCCGCGCCCAGGCTCGCAAGAGCCTGAACATCATGATCATCGACGAGGCGCTGCAGGCCGAAAAGCCCCAGCCCGGCATCACGATGGAATTCAAGACCCGCGACCCGATGGTACTGCGGGCGCTGCTGCTGATGCAGCAGAACATCGAACAGCCCTTCACCGTGGCCGAGATCGCCCGCCGCATCGGCCACAGCAAGCGCCAGCTGGAGCGGCATTTCCAGACCGCCCTCGGCACCTCGCCCCAGGCCGCCTTCCTGGACATGCGGCTGTCGCTGGCCCATCACCTGATCGTCACGGGGGACCGGCCCATATCGCAGATCGCGCTGGAATGCGGCTTCTGCGACAGCTCGCATCTGAGCCGCATGTTCCGCCGCCGCCACGGCCAGACCCCGCAGGCCCTGCGCCAAGGCCACGCGCAGGACCGTGCCGGGCGGGTTTAG
- a CDS encoding tyrosine-type recombinase/integrase gives MSLTVKKLEAARFGIDKERLSDGNGLYVRLYPSGAKRFQVQVPRERGDKRRLWITLGDFPKLSLKEARETAAWIRLQVARDWSASRLRAALATSTFDADHASQDSAKPSKPAVLFREVAADWFERKRHGLKNGKHIAQNWTTIETYTFPRLADRPITEITKPEVVDTLRPIWHEKNETARRTLGRLQEIFELAELQSHITSNPARFNPQTAFGRVRRKTQHFGSLPWERMPDLWQWLVEVRCDEITRQFVMLLLLSAKRTGEVRFARHSWFSGPPLEVWETPAEYMKMGQSHRVPVSRHIATILDNMAILSGGDGYLFSKPHTKSGVISENAALNLLKRFDASITGHGARASFKGWARSQGCYQRDTIEFALAHGLPPLEAAYMREDLLEERRPMMQDWADFVTGGDSVPSLRLLGS, from the coding sequence ATGTCTCTCACAGTAAAGAAGCTTGAGGCTGCCAGGTTCGGTATTGACAAGGAGCGCCTCAGCGATGGGAACGGCCTTTATGTCCGCCTATATCCTTCCGGCGCAAAGCGCTTTCAGGTTCAGGTCCCTCGCGAGCGGGGGGATAAACGCCGCTTGTGGATTACCTTGGGTGACTTCCCCAAGCTCTCTTTGAAGGAAGCGCGCGAAACGGCGGCTTGGATCCGGCTCCAGGTTGCTCGGGACTGGAGCGCCAGCCGCCTGCGCGCAGCACTGGCTACCAGCACTTTCGACGCGGATCATGCGAGCCAGGACTCTGCGAAGCCCTCCAAGCCGGCCGTGCTGTTCCGGGAGGTTGCGGCGGACTGGTTCGAGCGGAAGCGTCACGGCCTGAAGAACGGCAAGCACATCGCGCAGAACTGGACGACCATCGAAACCTACACCTTCCCCCGCTTGGCGGATCGCCCGATCACAGAGATCACGAAACCTGAAGTCGTCGATACTTTGAGGCCGATCTGGCACGAGAAGAACGAGACGGCGCGCCGCACTCTCGGGCGACTGCAGGAAATCTTCGAACTGGCCGAGTTGCAAAGCCACATCACGTCGAACCCGGCCCGCTTCAATCCGCAAACCGCCTTCGGCAGGGTTCGCCGGAAGACGCAGCATTTCGGATCGCTCCCCTGGGAGCGGATGCCGGATCTGTGGCAGTGGTTGGTGGAGGTGCGCTGCGACGAGATCACCCGCCAGTTCGTGATGCTACTGCTGCTGAGCGCAAAGCGGACCGGCGAGGTCAGGTTCGCGCGGCATTCGTGGTTCAGCGGACCGCCTCTGGAGGTCTGGGAGACGCCTGCGGAGTATATGAAGATGGGTCAGAGCCATCGCGTCCCGGTCAGCCGCCATATTGCGACCATCTTGGACAACATGGCGATCCTTTCCGGTGGAGATGGATATCTTTTCTCGAAGCCCCACACCAAAAGCGGTGTCATATCGGAAAATGCTGCGCTCAACCTGCTCAAGCGTTTTGATGCCTCCATCACTGGCCACGGCGCCCGGGCGAGTTTCAAGGGGTGGGCGCGGTCGCAGGGCTGTTACCAGCGGGACACCATAGAGTTTGCTCTGGCTCACGGCCTGCCTCCCCTCGAAGCGGCCTACATGCGTGAGGACCTCCTGGAGGAGCGGAGGCCGATGATGCAGGATTGGGCAGACTTCGTGACCGGTGGCGACAGTGTGCCGTCGCTTCGATTGCTAGGATCCTGA
- a CDS encoding alpha/beta hydrolase family esterase — protein MAKRSRLLFPSKRRRAGPASVAALMSVMARSTTQAITAASKITKAATKTTTCPARKTAAKPAPRARGGAGRFTAGTHAGASGSRTYKLFMPSAAGEEGAALPLLVMLHGCGQTPDDFAKGTRMNLLAEELGVIVLYPAQPRSAHPNRCWNWFRASDQGRDSGEMEVLAGMVRAIQARHPVDPRRIYVAGLSAGASCAMLLAHAYPEIFAAVGCHSGLPINAARDKGSAVLAMKQGWPGTRLVDAIPTIVFHGEEDKVVTPRNGRLVALRALETYRPLATVEKRGAVADGRTYIRTQHRIGRGRPYVEHWLIKGSGHAWSGGSRTGRFVDPSGPDASREMLRFFLKHRNKRRLS, from the coding sequence GTGGCCAAGCGTTCCCGGCTGTTGTTTCCGTCCAAGCGGCGCAGGGCGGGACCCGCCTCGGTCGCGGCCCTCATGTCCGTGATGGCCCGGTCCACGACGCAGGCCATCACCGCCGCGTCCAAGATCACCAAGGCCGCCACCAAGACGACGACCTGCCCGGCTCGCAAGACCGCGGCGAAGCCAGCGCCCCGCGCACGCGGCGGGGCTGGGCGTTTCACCGCCGGGACGCATGCCGGGGCCTCGGGGTCGCGGACATACAAGCTGTTCATGCCGAGCGCGGCGGGCGAGGAGGGGGCGGCCCTGCCGCTGCTGGTGATGCTGCATGGCTGCGGCCAGACCCCCGATGATTTCGCCAAGGGGACGCGGATGAACCTGCTGGCCGAGGAGCTTGGGGTCATCGTCCTCTATCCGGCGCAGCCGCGCAGCGCCCATCCCAACCGCTGCTGGAACTGGTTCCGCGCATCCGACCAAGGCCGCGACTCGGGTGAGATGGAGGTCCTGGCCGGCATGGTCCGGGCCATCCAGGCGCGCCACCCCGTGGATCCCCGCCGCATCTATGTGGCCGGGCTGTCGGCCGGGGCGTCCTGTGCGATGCTGCTGGCCCATGCCTATCCCGAGATCTTTGCCGCGGTTGGCTGCCATTCGGGCCTGCCCATCAATGCGGCGCGCGACAAGGGCTCGGCCGTCCTGGCCATGAAGCAGGGCTGGCCGGGCACGCGCCTGGTCGATGCGATCCCCACGATCGTGTTCCACGGAGAGGAGGACAAGGTCGTCACCCCCCGGAACGGCCGCCTGGTCGCCCTGCGGGCCTTGGAGACCTATCGCCCGCTTGCGACCGTCGAAAAGCGCGGCGCGGTCGCCGATGGCCGGACCTATATCCGCACGCAGCACCGGATCGGGCGTGGCCGGCCCTATGTCGAGCATTGGCTGATCAAGGGATCAGGCCATGCCTGGTCCGGCGGCTCCAGGACCGGGCGCTTTGTGGACCCGTCGGGGCCGGACGCATCCCGCGAGATGCTGCGCTTTTTCCTGAAGCACAGGAACAAGCGGCGTCTTTCGTGA